The region ACGTCCAGCGCGACCCCGACCCGGTCGGATTCCGCCAGGGCTCGGGCCAGGTAGTAACCCGTGCCCGCCCCCACGTCCACCACGCAGCCCTCAACGGGGGACATCGCCGAGGCCACCGCATCGGCGATCGGAGCATAGTGGCCCGCGTCAAGGAACTCCGCCCGTGCCGCCACCATCGCCGCCGTGTCACCGACGACCCGGCTCTTGCCGGACACCAGGCTCACGTAGCCCTGCCGGGCGATGTCGAACACATGGTTCGTCGCGCAACGCAGGCTGTTGCCCGCCCGGTCCAGGTTCGAACCACAATGCGGACAGGCCAGCACCGCCACCACGTCGTCCAGCAAGCTCGCCCTCCACAGCGTCGGTAGGCGATTCTAGAAGCCGTCGACGGGCTGAGATGGTGGGGAGGATGTGGGACTGGTTTTCGGCGCCCGACTACTGGGCCGCGCGGTTCGCGGTGCAGCACCTGCTCGCGATCGGATACCTGGTGGGTTTCCTCAGCGCGGCGCGCCAGTTCCGGGGCTTGCTGGGAGAACGCGGCCTGACACCGATCCCCCGATTCCTCGCGCACGTCCCCTTCAGCCAATCGCCGAGCCTGTTCTACCTGCATTACTCCGACCGGTTCTTCGCGGGCGTCTCCTGGGCCGGGGTGATCGGCAGCTTGCTGGCGCTGGTCGTCGACCGCGCACCACTGTGGGCGTGGATCGTGCTCTGGCTGGTGTTGTGGCTGCTGTACCTGTCGATCGTCAACGTCGGGCAGATCTGGTACTCGTTCGGCTGGGAATCGCTGCTGCTGGAGACGGGATTCCTGGCGATCTTCCTCGGCCCCGGATCCATCGAACCGCCCGCGCCGGTGCTGTGGCTGCTGTGCTGGCTGCTGTTCCGCGTGGAGTTCGGGGCCGGGCTGATCAAGCTTCGCGGCGATTCCTGCTGGCGGGACTTCACCGCGCTGTACTACCACCACGAGACGCAGCCGATGCCCGGCCCGCTGAGCCGCTGGTTCCACCGGCTGCCGCGTCCGCTGCACAAGGTCGAAGTGGTGGCCAACCACGGTGCGCAACTCGTCGTGCCTTTCCTGCTCTTCGCCCCGCAACCGGCCGCGACCGTGGCCGCGTTGATCATCGTGGCGACGCAGGGCTGGTTGATGGTCAGCGGGAACTTCGCCTGGCTGAACCTGCTGACCATCACGCTGGCGTTCTCGGCGATGGGCTCTTGGCTGCTGCACTGGGTGACGCCCGACCCGCCGCCGCCGACCGACCCGCCACGATGGTTCGTCACGGCGGTGCTGGCCGTGACGGTCGTCTTCGTGGTGCTCAGCTACTGGCCGGTGCGCAACATGCTGGGGCAGCGGCAGGTGATGAACCGCAGCTTCAACAAGCTGCACCTGGGCAACACCTACGGCGCTTTCGGCAGCATGACGCGGACCCGCTACGAGGTGATCTTCGAAGGCGCGGCCGATTCCGGCGCCGACTGGCTGGAGTACGAGTTCAAGGGCAAGCCCGGCGACCCGCGCCGACGACCGCCGCAGGTCGCGCCCTACCACCTCCGCCTGGACTGGCTGATGTGGTTCCTCGCGATCTCCCCGAGCTACGGCCGGACTTGGCTGCCGAAACTGGTGGAAGCGTTGCTGCGCAACGAAGCACACGTCCTTAGGCTGCTGCGCCACAACCCGTTCCCGGAGTCGCCACCGATGCTCGTCCGGGCCGAGCTATACCGCTACCGCTTCACGACCCGGGCCGAACGCCGGGAGACCGGCGCCTACTGGATGCGAAGCCGCGTCGGCGACTTCCTCCCGCCGCTGGCCCTGGAAGACCTTGAATAAAGCCCCTTTTCCGGGATCGACGTGCTCAGCCCTTGGCGGCTTCTTCCAGGGCCGCGATGTCGATCTTGCTCATGGCGAGCATCGCCTTCATGACCCGGGCGGCCTTGGCCTCGTCGGGGTCGGTCACCAGTTCCAGCAGCCTGCGCGGGGTGACCTGCCAGGACAGGCCGTACTTGTCCTTCAGCCAGCCGCAGGGCCCGTGCTCGCCGCCCTCGCCGAGCCGCTGCCATAGCCGGTCGACTTCTTCCTGCGACCCGCAGGTCACCTCCAGCGAGATCGCTTCGGTGAACTTGAACTGCGGGCCGCCGTTGATACCGACGAACTGCTGCCCGGCGAGCTCGAACACCACGAGCATGACCGTGCCCGGCTCACCCGGCCCGGCTTCGCCGTAGCGCTGCACCTCCAGCACTCGCGAGTCGTCGAAGATCCCGGCGTAGTACTCGGCGGCCTCCTCGGCCTCGGTGTCGAACCACAGGTTGGGGGTGATCTTCTGCTTGATCTCGTACATGACCGTCTCCCGTCTGGTCGCCGCCCTCATGCTGGCCACAGACAGGTAGACCGGCCACCGCGGGAAAACTCATCGCAAGCTCCCAGCTCGCCCTTCGCCGGCACGCCTCACCAGGACGGGCGCAGCGGGTAGTGCGCGTCGGTGCCGTCCAGGCGGACGCCGAGAACCTGGTGCAGCTGGACGACGTTGCGTTCGAAGCCCAATTGGCAAGCCGCCATGTAGAGCCGCCACACGCGTGCCCGTTGGAGACCGACCTCCGCGACCGCCTCGTCCCAGTGCTCCTCCAGGTTCCGGCACCATCCGGCCAGCGTCAGCGCGTAGTGCTCCCGCAGGTTCTCCTCGTGACGCACCTCGAAGCCGTTGTCGTTCATCGCCGACACCAGCGTGCCCACCGGCTCCAGCTCGCCGTCCGGGAAGACGTAGCGGCCGATGAATTTGCCCGGCCGCGAGCCGTGGCTGCCGTCCGGGCGGGTGATGCAGTGGTTGAGCAGTCGCCCGCCGGGGAGCAGCTTGCCGGCCAGGAACGAGAAGTAGTCCGGCAACTGCGCCAGGCCGATGTGCTCGGTGAGCCCGATCGAGCTGACCGCGTCGAAGCCGGTCTCGGTGACGTCGCGGTAGTCCACGTGGCGCACCTCGGCGACGTCGGCCAGCCCGCGCTCGGCGATGGCCTTCTGCGCCCACTGCGCCTGCTGCCGCGACAGCGTCACGCCGAGCGCACGCACCCCGTAGTGCTCGGCCGCATGCATCACCATGCCGCCCCAGCCGCAGCCGACATCGAGCAGCCGCATGCCCTCCCGCAGCCCGAGCTTGCGCGCCACCAAGTCGTGCTTGGCGAACTGCGCCTCCTCCAAAGTGGACGTCGCCTCGGGGTACACGGCGCAGGTATAGGCCATCGACGGGCCCAGCACCCACTCGTAGAACCGGTTGGACACGTCATAGTGGTAGGAGATCGACTTGCTGTCGCGGCGCTTCGAGTGCCGCGAGCCGCGCGGGCGGTGCTCGACCGCCGGCGGACCCACCGGCCACCACAGCCGGTACCCGGCGAGCTTCACCGCCAGCTCGCGCCGCAGGTTCGGCGGGATGTCGTTGAGCGCGACCGCCGGGAAAGCGGCCAGCGCGGTGTACATGTCGCCGTGCACCTCGATCGCGCCGGAGACGTAGCCCCGCGCCAGACCGAGCTCACCTGGTGCGGCGGCGAGATGCGAAAGCGCCAGCGGCGACCGGATCTCCACGCACACCTGTGCCCCGGACTCGCCGGCCCGGCTGCCGTCGAAGGCGCGGATCTCCACCGAGACATCGCTTCCGAGGATGCGCGCGAACACCTCTGCCCAGCCCATCAGCGGATCTCCTTCCTGCTGCTCACTTCTCCCCCACGCATTTCTCGTACAACCCGGGAAGCCGGTCCTTCGGGTCGTACCGCTCCTTCAGCCGCTGGTAGGCGGGCCGGTTGTAGAGCTGCCAGAACTCGGCCTCGTCGAAGTAGGAGTCGGAGTACAGCGACTTGTGCCCATCCAGTTCGGTCACCGCGCGCTCGATGGCCCGGTTGTGCCGCCCGGGCGCCTCGCCGGGTTTCAGCGGCACCGTGGCCCAGAAGCCGACGTTGACGTACAAGGTGTCCGGGTCCATCGGGTACAGCGGCCAGCCCGTGGGGTCGCGCAACTGCACCGGGCACAGCCAGATCGGGCTGATGCCGATGTCGCGGTGGAAGAACTCCAGGAATTCCGGCAGCCGGTCGACCGGGATCTCCACGTCCTGGATGACCGGCTCGTTGCGGCCCTTGCCGCGCAGCACCGCGAGCCGGTCGGTCACCGCGTGGCGGCGGTCCCAGGCCACGATCTTGCGGTAGACGTCGGACCGGCGGTAGCGCTGCGGCCAGAACCGGCGGACGAGCGGGTGCTGCGCGCCGAGCGCGCGGGAACACCAGAACCAGTCGGTGTCCCAGCGCCACAGGTAGTCGTGGATGTTCAGGTAGTCGGCCTGCCGCTGCCGGATGGACCGATAGTAGATCTGTTGCCCGGTGTAGTCGCTGGCGAACGGCGCGTGGTCCACATAGGACCCCAGCGTCAGGTATTGCTCGCGGGGACTGAACACGGTGCCGTCGAGGAAGTCGACGGGGTGCCCGTCGAAGCTCCGGTCACGGCAGATCTCCGCGATCGCGGTGGCGCACTCCCGCGCCGAGCCGAACCGCACGTGCCGCAGCCGGACGTACGGCTTGACCTGCTCCAGCTCGATCTCCAGCCGCAGCGCGTAGCCCAAGGTGCCGTAGGAATTGGGAAAGCCCCGAAACAACTCGGCGTGCTCGTTGTCCGGCCGGGCCCGGACCACCTCGCCGGCGCCGGTGAGGATCTCCATCTCCCGCACCGATTCATGCGGGAGACCGCTGCGAAACGAGGTGGACTCGATGCCCAGCCCGGCGACCGCGCCGCCTAGCGTGATGGTCTTGAGCTGCGGCACCACCATCGGGAGGTGCCCGGACGGAAGCAGGGCGTCGACGATGCTCTCGTAGGTCGCCATGCCCTGCACCTGCGCGGTGTGGCCGGCGGAATCCACCTCCAGCACCCGGTTGAACCGCCCGACGTCCAGTCCCGGACTGTCCGACGGCGCGCGGAAGCGGAAGAGGTTCGAGGTCGGCTTGGCCAGGCGCACCGGCGCGCCGGCGGGCAGTCGCCCGTACTGCGCCACCAGAGCGGTTACTTCGTCGGAATGGCTTCCTGCCGCGACTGTTCCCCGATCGCCCATGCCTCGACTCTATTGCCGGTCCAGCCCGCAGGCATCCCGCTTTACCTGGAGCTAACAGCACCGCAAGACGGACAAAAGGTACAAAATTCTTGATCAACCCCGTTGTCCTCGTCCACCGGAGACCGCAAAACGCCAGGTGATCGACGGCGGGTGATCACTTACCAGACATGCTTGCTTGCCGCATGCAAGCACAGCGGGATTTCGATCACATTGACTCCAATCATGGCCTTCGCATCACGCCGGGGCTCGCTTCGGGTGGACACCGCCGCGAAAACTAACGATTGCCACGCCGCATGGTCACGGATCGCTACCGAAGGCGTTGCGCTGTGAAGCGGGATTCAAGAGCTCACCGCAAATTTTGTCCGATCGGCTAAGCTCAACCCGAAACTATCGTCCAAGCTCACAACCTGATCGCGTATCTCAGCCACGTAGGTTTCGCCGCAACGTGCAAACCCATCGGTGATGCAGGACACGGAAGACGTTGCGCGGGACGTCCCCCGGCCGGATCACGCCATGTACGTACCCTTTCGCGCAGAACAAATGCATCGGGAGAAGCCGTGACCACACCAAGTCTCCAATCCGGGCGGGGGATATTCCGCCGCAAGCCGATCGATTCGATCATCGAGGACGGCGGTGACACCGGCCTGCAGCGCTCGCTGGGCCTGTGGCAGCTCACCGCGATCGGCGTCGGCGGCATCATCGGTGCCGGAATCTTCTCCCTGGCCGGTGCCGTGGCCAACGAGAAGGCCGGGCCCGCGGTGCTTATCTCGTTCCTGATCGCGGGCATCGCCAGTGCGGCCGCCGCGTTCTCCTACGCGGAGTTCGCGGGCATGATTCCCAAGGCCGGTTCGGCCTACACCTACGGCTACGCGGTGCTCGGCGAGGTCGTCGGCTGGCTGATCGGCTGGGACCTGCTGCTGGAGTACACCGCGATCGTCGCGGTGGTCGCCATCGGCATCTCCGGGTACTTCAACGACCTGCTCGGCTTCCTCGGCATCGACCTGCCGACGTGGATGATGGGCGCACCCGGCACCGAGGCCGGAGCCGCCCCACCCGGCAGCTACAAGATCAACCTCTTTGCCGCACTGCTGTGCCTGCTGATCGCTTTCATCCTCAACCAGGGCATGAAGAGTGCGGCGCGCTTCGAGACGCTGCTGGTGTACCTGAAGGTCGCCGTGGTCCTGGTCGTGATCGTCGTCGGCGCGTTCCACATCAACGCCGGCAACTACAACCCGTTCTTCCCCTTCGGCATGAGCGGGGCGTTCGCCGGGGCGGCGACGGTGTTCTTCGCGGTATTCGGCTACGACGCGATGAGCACGGCCGCCGAGGAGTCCAAGGACGCCCAGCGGCACATGCCGAAGGCGATCATTTACTCGCTCGCCATCTCGATGGTGCTCTACGTGCTGGCATGCCTGGTGCTCA is a window of Saccharopolyspora phatthalungensis DNA encoding:
- a CDS encoding lipase maturation factor family protein, with the protein product MWDWFSAPDYWAARFAVQHLLAIGYLVGFLSAARQFRGLLGERGLTPIPRFLAHVPFSQSPSLFYLHYSDRFFAGVSWAGVIGSLLALVVDRAPLWAWIVLWLVLWLLYLSIVNVGQIWYSFGWESLLLETGFLAIFLGPGSIEPPAPVLWLLCWLLFRVEFGAGLIKLRGDSCWRDFTALYYHHETQPMPGPLSRWFHRLPRPLHKVEVVANHGAQLVVPFLLFAPQPAATVAALIIVATQGWLMVSGNFAWLNLLTITLAFSAMGSWLLHWVTPDPPPPTDPPRWFVTAVLAVTVVFVVLSYWPVRNMLGQRQVMNRSFNKLHLGNTYGAFGSMTRTRYEVIFEGAADSGADWLEYEFKGKPGDPRRRPPQVAPYHLRLDWLMWFLAISPSYGRTWLPKLVEALLRNEAHVLRLLRHNPFPESPPMLVRAELYRYRFTTRAERRETGAYWMRSRVGDFLPPLALEDLE
- a CDS encoding VOC family protein, translating into MYEIKQKITPNLWFDTEAEEAAEYYAGIFDDSRVLEVQRYGEAGPGEPGTVMLVVFELAGQQFVGINGGPQFKFTEAISLEVTCGSQEEVDRLWQRLGEGGEHGPCGWLKDKYGLSWQVTPRRLLELVTDPDEAKAARVMKAMLAMSKIDIAALEEAAKG
- a CDS encoding SAM-dependent methyltransferase, with the protein product MGWAEVFARILGSDVSVEIRAFDGSRAGESGAQVCVEIRSPLALSHLAAAPGELGLARGYVSGAIEVHGDMYTALAAFPAVALNDIPPNLRRELAVKLAGYRLWWPVGPPAVEHRPRGSRHSKRRDSKSISYHYDVSNRFYEWVLGPSMAYTCAVYPEATSTLEEAQFAKHDLVARKLGLREGMRLLDVGCGWGGMVMHAAEHYGVRALGVTLSRQQAQWAQKAIAERGLADVAEVRHVDYRDVTETGFDAVSSIGLTEHIGLAQLPDYFSFLAGKLLPGGRLLNHCITRPDGSHGSRPGKFIGRYVFPDGELEPVGTLVSAMNDNGFEVRHEENLREHYALTLAGWCRNLEEHWDEAVAEVGLQRARVWRLYMAACQLGFERNVVQLHQVLGVRLDGTDAHYPLRPSW
- a CDS encoding FAD-binding oxidoreductase codes for the protein MGDRGTVAAGSHSDEVTALVAQYGRLPAGAPVRLAKPTSNLFRFRAPSDSPGLDVGRFNRVLEVDSAGHTAQVQGMATYESIVDALLPSGHLPMVVPQLKTITLGGAVAGLGIESTSFRSGLPHESVREMEILTGAGEVVRARPDNEHAELFRGFPNSYGTLGYALRLEIELEQVKPYVRLRHVRFGSARECATAIAEICRDRSFDGHPVDFLDGTVFSPREQYLTLGSYVDHAPFASDYTGQQIYYRSIRQRQADYLNIHDYLWRWDTDWFWCSRALGAQHPLVRRFWPQRYRRSDVYRKIVAWDRRHAVTDRLAVLRGKGRNEPVIQDVEIPVDRLPEFLEFFHRDIGISPIWLCPVQLRDPTGWPLYPMDPDTLYVNVGFWATVPLKPGEAPGRHNRAIERAVTELDGHKSLYSDSYFDEAEFWQLYNRPAYQRLKERYDPKDRLPGLYEKCVGEK
- a CDS encoding amino acid permease; the protein is MTTPSLQSGRGIFRRKPIDSIIEDGGDTGLQRSLGLWQLTAIGVGGIIGAGIFSLAGAVANEKAGPAVLISFLIAGIASAAAAFSYAEFAGMIPKAGSAYTYGYAVLGEVVGWLIGWDLLLEYTAIVAVVAIGISGYFNDLLGFLGIDLPTWMMGAPGTEAGAAPPGSYKINLFAALLCLLIAFILNQGMKSAARFETLLVYLKVAVVLVVIVVGAFHINAGNYNPFFPFGMSGAFAGAATVFFAVFGYDAMSTAAEESKDAQRHMPKAIIYSLAISMVLYVLACLVLTGMIPYQQISAESAFSTAFADVGLPVLGAIIAVGAILGILTVLFTFMLGVTRVGFAMSRDGLLPKWFGKTHPVRKVPSRFTWLIGIASALIAGLLPIGEAAELTNIGILLAFVIVCAAVIVLRYKRPDLPRGFKCPGMPIVPIIGIVFSIWLVTFLEPLTWLRFAGWFVVGLVIYFAYGYRNSKLNEPASGELQN